A genomic window from Litoreibacter janthinus includes:
- a CDS encoding DUF6552 family protein, with the protein MVSSALSVLDREAATFALKWAASLVQIAGYATTAFGMTPLNVYLFLVGLVGWFAVGVLWKDRAIMLIHAVALAAMVTGLLSS; encoded by the coding sequence TTGGTAAGCTCCGCTCTCAGCGTGCTGGACCGTGAGGCCGCCACATTTGCCCTGAAATGGGCGGCCTCACTGGTCCAGATCGCAGGATATGCGACGACCGCCTTCGGGATGACGCCGCTCAATGTCTACCTGTTCTTGGTGGGCCTGGTCGGCTGGTTCGCTGTCGGGGTCTTGTGGAAGGACCGTGCCATCATGCTGATCCACGCGGTTGCGCTTGCGGCAATGGTGACGGGACTGCTTAGCAGCTAA
- a CDS encoding ActR/PrrA/RegA family redox response regulator transcription factor, with protein MGDSTLREIGADNTLLIVDDDEPFLRRLARAMEKRGFAPETAETVAAGRAIATARPPAYAVIDLRLEDGNGLDVVEVLRERRPDSKIVVLTGYGAIATAVAAVKIGATDYLSKPADANDVTNALLATGDELPPPPENPMSADRVRWEHIQRVYELCDRNVSETARRLNMHRRTLQRILAKRSPK; from the coding sequence ATGGGTGACAGCACTCTGAGGGAGATCGGAGCGGACAACACGCTGCTTATTGTGGATGATGATGAGCCGTTTCTGCGCCGATTGGCACGTGCCATGGAAAAGCGTGGTTTTGCGCCAGAGACCGCTGAAACAGTTGCCGCCGGCCGGGCTATCGCCACAGCTCGCCCCCCCGCCTATGCCGTGATTGACCTGCGTCTGGAAGATGGAAACGGGTTGGACGTGGTCGAGGTGTTGCGAGAGCGGCGGCCCGACTCCAAAATCGTTGTGCTGACAGGCTATGGTGCCATCGCCACCGCTGTTGCTGCCGTTAAGATCGGAGCGACTGACTATTTGTCCAAGCCTGCCGACGCCAATGACGTCACCAACGCACTTCTGGCAACGGGCGACGAGCTTCCCCCGCCTCCTGAAAACCCGATGTCCGCAGACCGCGTGCGCTGGGAGCATATTCAAAGGGTGTATGAACTGTGCGACCGGAATGTCTCGGAAACCGCACGGCGGCTGAATATGCATCGCCGCACATTGCAACGTATTCTCGCAAAGCGGTCCCCGAAGTGA
- a CDS encoding SCO family protein: MNKIYATTALTLVVAMLGGTAAYVMLNGQSGGEQNPCASSVVAGGDIGGAFELVSESGETVTDKDVITSPTLVYFGYTFCPDVCPLDSARNAEALDLLEERGIDANALFISIDPERDTPEVVAEFTDVMHPKMIGLTGTQAQVKAASQAYKTYYKKQAGDPEYYLVDHSTFTYLVMPDTGFVEFFRRETTPEQIADSVACYANAAK, encoded by the coding sequence GTGGGACGGCCGCTTATGTGATGCTGAACGGGCAGTCCGGCGGGGAACAGAACCCGTGCGCAAGCTCGGTCGTGGCGGGTGGCGATATTGGCGGGGCGTTCGAGCTAGTAAGCGAATCCGGCGAAACCGTGACCGACAAGGACGTCATTACCTCTCCGACGCTTGTGTATTTCGGCTATACGTTCTGTCCGGATGTCTGCCCGCTGGACTCTGCGCGCAATGCAGAAGCGCTGGATTTGCTGGAAGAACGCGGCATCGACGCAAATGCTCTGTTCATTTCGATCGACCCGGAACGCGACACGCCCGAGGTCGTCGCCGAATTCACCGACGTTATGCACCCGAAGATGATTGGGCTGACAGGCACGCAGGCTCAGGTGAAAGCCGCGTCGCAGGCCTACAAGACCTACTATAAAAAGCAGGCAGGCGATCCGGAATACTATCTGGTTGATCACTCCACCTTCACCTATCTGGTGATGCCGGACACGGGTTTCGTCGAGTTCTTCCGCCGTGAAACAACACCGGAGCAGATCGCCGACTCCGTCGCCTGCTATGCAAACGCGGCCAAGTGA